From a single Solanum dulcamara chromosome 4, daSolDulc1.2, whole genome shotgun sequence genomic region:
- the LOC129886909 gene encoding homeobox-leucine zipper protein HOX11-like, whose protein sequence is MELGLSLGDANTSTTNNTTSSPKSFFLSKKNVISTSCDHDEKKKGLGFCMALGINSSPSGKVQQEDEENDEENNTSEEGTNNTLPVQLDLLPLVPVPTPLNSIHPSHHWSSDNGSSENGSSGNGGLPAARGFDVNRLPAVGMEEVSSPNSVASSFRMDFGLFKSCVNTIGGGNKRSAESGGGNDGGDPERASSRPSDDDENGANTRKKLRLSKEQSAYLEESFKEHHTLNPKQKLALAKQLSLRPRQVEVWFQNRRARTKLKQTEVDCEYLKRCCETLTDENRRLHKELQELRALKTSNPFYMQLPATTLTMCPSCERVASTTTTTSAAAATPITAPGTTTTTTTTASDSIPKAIPFLNSRPRFFPFTTTNSNPNHSHKSAAS, encoded by the exons ATGGAGCTTGGATTAAGCTTAGGAGATGCTAACACTAGTACAACAAATAATACAACATCTTCTCCAAAATCATTTTTCTTGTCTAAGAAAAATGTTATTTCTACTTCTTGTGATCATGATGAGAAGAAAAAGGGTTTAGGGTTTTGCATGGCTTTAGGAATTAACTCATCACCAAGTGGAAAAGTACAacaagaagatgaagaaaatgatgaagaaaataatacttCTGAAGAAGGCACAAATAATACTCTGCCAGTTCAGCTTGATCTTCTTCCTCTTGTTCCTGTTCCTACTCCTCTTAATAGTATCCATCCATCTCACCATTGGTCCTCTGATAATG GGAGTTCAGAAAATGGTTCGTCGGGAAACGGTGGGTTGCCGGCGGCGAGAGGTTTCGACGTGAACCGGCTGCCGGCGGTGGGCATGGAAGAAGTTTCATCTCCAAACAGCGTTGCGTCGTCGTTTCGTATGGATTTTGGGCTTTTCAAAAGCTGTGTGAATACTATCGGCGGTGGAAATAAACGGAGCGCCGAATCCGGCGGCGGAAACGACGGCGGCGACCCGGAAAGAGCATCGTCAAGACCCAGTGATGACGATGAAAATGGTGCGAATACTCGGAAAAAACTTAGGCTATCGAAAGAACAATCAGCTTATCTTGAAGAAAGTTTCAAAGAACACCATACTCTAAATCCT AAGCAAAAACTGGCACTTGCTAAACAGCTAAGTTTAAGGCCAAGACAAGTTGAAGTTTGGTTTCAGAATAGAAGAGCAAG AACTAAATTGAAACAAACAGAAGTGGATTGTGAGTATTTGAAGAGATGTTGTGAGACACTAACTGATGAAAACAGAAGGCTACACAAAGAACTTCAAGAATTGAGAGCTTTAAAGACTTCTAATCCATTTTACATGCAACTTCCAGCCACTACATTAACTATGTGTCCTTCTTGTGAAAGGGTGGcttccaccaccaccaccacctccgCTGCAGCGGCTACTCCCATCACCGCCCCTGGAACAACCaccaccactactactactgcAAGTGACTCAATTCCTAAAGCAATTCCATTTCTTAATTCTAGACCAAGATTTTTCCCATTTACTACTACTAATAGTAATCCAAATCATTCCCACAAATCAGCAGCCTCCTga